attttattactaaGTCCTTATCAAGACCTGGTATCTGATATGaataatttgattccaaattagGAAATTTGTTTCTATGGGAAAAAGCATTGCTGTGGTGGTGACAGGTGTTTGAGTAGAGGTAAGAAAAGGCTTTGCTGATATAGTTAATGTAGAAGAAAGCAGAGATTCTTCAGTGTTATGCACTTATCATTATATCAGTTAGAGAGCAGTTATGTCTAGGGATAAAATATGTATAGTGAAGGGGGGGGAAAACATGCATGGTTATAGCATTATCGATGCAAGGCAGTGAACTACATTCTATTGACTTAAAAGTTGAATTAGATTGATATAGTATTATCTAAAAGTGCAAACTATTTggtatgtttttctttaaatttaaatgcaaaattaaaaattttgtcttacAGTGGAGCTTCATGCAATGAACAATAAAGAGAACTCAATGCTTGACATTGATGGTTTAACTGCCATGAACTTAAACCAGCCACGAGTTCATCTTGGTAATGTTGCTGATGAAATGAACTTTACTGACCACTCCATTGACAATACACTGCCACCAGGAAGTTTATATGGTAATAGTAGCTTTCCAGGGATGAATATGTTCTCCACCGGTTTCAATATTgctcaaaattgtaaaaatcagGTATACTACAGTTATTAATTGGTTTACATTTTATCTTATATGAAggctttgtttatttttcaatttaacataaattttatttcagaattctgTTGGGAACAGTATTGCACCAAATGTCCTTGGGAACACTGGAACAAACAATCAAGTGCCGAATTTCAACattaataatagtattaataaCTTGAGTCCTGCTATGATGCGAAAAATACTCCAACAAACCCAAGCTTTCAATCctgtaagttttaattattttttaatttaatgaaattgccTTAAATGATTgagaatgatttattattatactgtaaattttgtttatgtatCCATAGGCCTGCATTCCTCAGAATACTGGACGTATGACCCAGCAGAATTTTCCTTCAACTGCTCAATTGCGCCACCTTGTACAGCAAATACAAATGGCAGTTCAAGCAGGCCATTTAAATCCTACAGTAAGTTATAGCATTTTTATCGGTAAATATTAATacagtattacatttttttagctgTTGTAACTATATTactttaacatgattttttttttatagattttaaatcagCCACTTGCTCCTCAAACATTACAGCTACTCTATCAACTTTTGCAACAAATAAGATTCCTGCATCAACTTCAGCAGCAGCAGATGTACTTTACTCAACATGGAAGTAAACCTGGCAGTCCACCTTTGCAGCTCAGTGTTCAGATTACTCAAGCAAAACAGCACATTGTAAATCTCCAAAACCAAATTGCTGCTCAACAAGCTATATTTTTGAAGCAGGTAATGAGAAatctgtttttttactttttttctaacaATAGTATGACTTCCTTTCTGTTTgagttaataatgatttaaacaaGTAGCGGAATAtacttttactattattattattattttgctgatCTAAGAATATAGTttctaatttaatcattttacatttCTAAGGACTAGCATGTTTTCACACATCATAAAATCCATACCAAAAGAGTTTATGATGTTTGTCTTTGGTGTATGTTTTTGTATGTACAGCTAGTTTGTTCTTCCCTGAATGTATAAACATATTCTCAAGTTATTTTTGATTCCACTACTAAACATGTAATTTTCTGTTTAAGattttactaacatttttaaaatgcaattttatttcaataattttttgttgttgttgattgatattttaaaaattatttggatatctgtaattattttatcacactgaaataattgattttttcccccctcttcTAACAGCAAGTACAGTTGCCAGTGCAGCATCCATCCCTCCAAAATCCTCAACCGTCCACTTTTGATGTTGTCAAATCCAATTTGGATTCTATAAATGGCTTGCACTCGGAATTCAGGGATCTCTCTGTAAAGGATTCAGCCTCTCAAGGTCACTCAAGACTCAATCAGTGGAAGTTGCCTTCATTTGAAAAAGATGATAATCCTGCTTCCAGTGAGAGCAATGGGTGTAATCGAAACAACAATGATGTATCAAATGAGTTTAGTCGAGCTCCTGGTTCAATCACTAAATCATCATCAGCAAACAGCTTGGCCTCTACAACTGCTACTCATTCTGCTTCAAATTTGCAACCTTTAAGCGAGAACACTTGGCCTGACATGCCTAGGTCGCAAAATGACACTTGGTCTGACCCAAATGATTCCAACAACTCTGTCCAAGGGAGCAATGATAACATCGGAAACTCGAATGATTCGAATACCGATGCTAACAGTAACAAACACAACAGTGCCTCAGAAAATAAAGACTCTCCTGCCACTTCCTCCAATCCCTCCACTTCCAGCTCTTCCCAGTCCTACAATTTAAATGACCTTGTGCCTGAATTCGAACCAGGAAAACCATGGAAAGGAACATCCCGCATTAAGAACTTTGAAGATGATCCCCATGTCACTCCTGGAAGCATTGCCAAATCTCCTTTGTCACTTAACAGTATTAAGGATTCTGATCTCTTCTCCTGGAACACTAAGCAGAATGTGCCCAATCTCTCAACTTCATCTTCATTGACCTCAAGTACATGGACTTTCTCGCCACCACCATCTTCTCAAAATAGGTAAGCattgatattcagattttttcaCTAATGCAATGAATCATGTTTAAATCATTTCAGTATTGAATGTGAAATTGAAATATGAAGAATATGAATTGAAATGTGAAGAAGCTTTCTCCtaatttttgtaagatatttttatatattgagtGAAACTGAATGtcctattttaaaacttttattatgtaACAAATAGTTGATCTATTTATTTCAAGAGGTGATATATTCTGGTTTTGGATACATGATGGATCACACATATTCAATGAGCATTTCTGTTGTTGCATTTATATGCCTCGAGTCAATAAACtgttttttatctaattttctattaCATGTATCTGTTGATTCTAGCAGTAACACCTTTGATAGAAATTTTGTTGAAGTATAATTTGCATATATTGGCAGTAaagtaacagttttttttttatctctgtcaGATGATGATCTACCAATCCATAATTCTTGATTTTGAGATAGTACCTCTATGTTCAGCTACCACCACTGTTATGAAAAGTTGTATTGCAATTTTTGCTGTGGGCATTGACATAGTCATGTTATTGTTTTGTTGCAGAATTGTTTTATTGACTTGGTGTGCATACCACAATgaaacaggggtgtttgtgctccggggaaaccccggaattccggggattttgaacttcgatacccagaaattccggggatcgtcgttcaaaaggaagtaggaataataatgaattatttattttgatctgggtaattttgtttgctttgaaagcagaaaacgcaaggtcagtgtgtgtggtgaaaacttttcctttctttctccaaaggcagtgataatgcatgaaaagggggaaaaaacttcttttttgttctttccttattgcgagttatgactcattcccccggttctcggacattctcttctggattcttttcggcaagtaggcgccgcagaaaaaaaaagggagagacttcgttcgaccaaatgtgcgatcacgtgactctgggttcaaaggtcttatctctcctggcatggcgccaataagtagagaagggggatttttcgccatattagctatttgtcattgatcgcttcgcaacttttttttctccgctgtgtaaaattttcgtttcatttattgatgcacgtgtaaatttttcatttcgcttattgaaatatttttttatttatgtatgcaagagaatttcactttgaaatttcagcacatgaaacagaaattaccccttaaaaattcatatctaattagttttacagcattagatccagagctaagaggtaaaaccagtacaatattagcttttgaaaaattatcatcttttatgtcccatatttttagtgataatgaaaagtcaaaagtagaagctgaaataaggttataccagaatgatattgatatcaccaaagaaatgctctacacatctgatgaaagtggaaatcaagtcaagtgtacaattgataaatattggtctaaagtttttaatttaaaagatgatttcacaaatgattataagtatcctacattggctaaattggtcaaagcctgccttagctgcttccatggcccattagtggaaagtgcattcaacttaatggatacacttgtcactgactatagaacctctcttaagattgattccctagatgcagtgcagactattaaatatgatttaatggcttctaaagaaacctcatgtgaaaaatacgGCTCAAAAAATCCagtgactgatccaattcacaaagatctcttactgaatatgaacagaagttggaaaacatatcaagaggacttaaaaacatgtatttcagatgagtcacccataaaagtctctgaaaaaccttctacattagcagaaaagcaaactgcttctacctctgcatgtgctgttctcgaggaaatttcttcaactgtaaatgaggaaaataaaagtcaaccttcctgtaattatgaagttcaccacaaaagaaagacaagcccacaaacatcaaaaaataaataaaaaaaaagcagcagaaattagataatttttttaaaaagaattaattcatgtaatttaaaatatttgcataaaatgtagtagtttatatgtttgaaaatttatggttattaattttgcaaaaaaagtaattcattgaacttttataattaggtcattcaatacttcataattgtaatttttcattccccccccccttctcgaaactccaaaatgccggtagtaagtccgtaaaagtttcaggggattttttggggtcccacaaacacccctgatgaaagaaatgtttattttactgaGCATTTGCAATACTTGTATTCAAAACTTGAATATATTACctcatgaataaatatattcttccaGATAAATAGACCTGATTTTAGAATCAATCCTGTCTTGTAAtgcaaaactttaattttagaaaaatttgaaagttgtaaaaaaaaagtttattattgtatattcCATTAAGTTTACAATTAGTCATTCCTTGCTAGAATGATAATGTTGATATTATAAATGAACATTTAGAACtatcttatttctttataatataatttgttactATTCCTGGATTAGTTTATGGGACATTTACTCTCACACaatgcatagtaaaataaaaaataaaaaaaatatttctgtataagtTAGAATGAACAGTAGAAAATAATTGGATTGAACTAGCAACTAAATTTCAGAAAGAATGCtgcaattgaatgaaaaataaaatgtgatggGAACTAATATGAAAGCTTCTTATTAAATGTGACAATTTTGAATGAATCTGTGAATTAATCTTTCTACATTTGTAGCTTTATCCAATTTGAATatcaaactaaatttcattttaattagttctattttatttagtgataGCTCATCTGGAAGATCTGCAAATTCGAGATCTTGGAATAATCGGCCTACTGAACAAGATCGCTTATCATGGAAGGGTCCATCATCCATGCCAAAGACTTCTCGCCCACCTCCTGGATTGAGTGGTCAAAACAAACCTATTACCTCAAACTGGATTGGGAGTGAAAGTGGTCCCCAAGGATGGTCTGCAAATTCAGGTATactatagtatttaatataaaaaaatttctatttcccCCATTTATAGAAATATGGAtgtactttaaaatatcaaattttattttctaaaatttaaatatgtatataaattgtcTAATAATATCAGTATTCCTTTTTTACCACTTAagtatgaattattataaatatagtttagtcttattttttgattttgaaatggtataaataagaaataatttttttatacatacatttttaaaatttctttcattgtgGCTGTTCTGTATAGGTGATATAAATTTGAGAGATGTGGCCTTTGttgtttctaaataaagataatttttttcaaaaatattgttaaaaatttggtatttagtagctcaattaattaaaaaacataccttctattataagtttaattaatcTTCCCTAGCTGCATCTATTATGTTAGTGCAAAGTGATGTTATCTGTTTGTAGTAAAcagaataatgatattttattcttagttatataattattggttaattgctttctttcttttttcatgctGTCATCATTAGCTGTTGATCTCATTCCTTCTACTGGATTAAACAGTTAGTCTtcctttttctcaaaatttaaaatgtctatgttgacttattttatttgctattttccTTATGTGTAATGAATTGCTCTTTGCAGCCAAATGAAGCAACTTAACTTAGATCTCATTCATACTCTTTCACTTcataaacacttttttatttcttaggtTGGGAAAAACAGTCTGGTTCTAATTTCTTAGTTTTGAAAAACCTCACTCCTCAGGTAAACTAAACTGATAATTTCGAAATTAACTATCTgtaatttttaatgtgttaaatcatgttcttttttttttttattcccaagCAATTGTCAATCAATTTTATGtagtatttattgattaaaacaaatgtttcttcTTAGAGGTGCTATGAGCTTTTAGCTGTACCTACTGTAATATCCTAATCATTTCTTATATACcttattgtcttttttatttgaaaatttattgccATTTACCTTGTCATTACTAAAAATGTCTTAATACTGTATGAATAATACGGATAAAGAGTTTATAGATaaagaagtaaattaataatgtaaaattaatattcaatctCGCAAtgggaaattaatataaaattttgagatggatttttcaatattatgaaaaatagagTGTTGTAGTACATGAATAATGTAGAAcatgtatttttaactttatattttctttttgcttcttAGATTGATGGATCTACATTAAAAACTTTATGTTTGCAACATGGTCCACTTCAATTGTTCCACTTACTTCTTAATCATGGCATTGCACTTGTACGTTATTCCACTCGTGAAGAAACAGAAAAGGCTCGATCTGCTTTGAATAATTGTGTCTTGAGCAATACGACCATTTTGGTCGACATTCCAACTGAGATGGAAGTCAAGCAGTACCTTCAATTAGCTAGCGGCCAGATGGGTTCAAATGTATCTTGGCCATCTGGCAATGGAAATGGAGATTCCAGTTTCAGCTCAGGCAGCACCTTTCCAATCAGTGGAAGCACTAACACTGCTAGTAATGGCAGTAGCTCAAGTAAGCTCACCACCAACAACTGGAACAGCGCAAGTCTGAATCTGCAAAGTTCAAATCTTTGGTCCTTCTCTGGCTCTGGCAACAGTCTGTGGGCCATGCAGTCATCCACCAATGACCATGACCAATGTATTCCCTCACCTCTCAACTCTTTCCTACCCGGTGACCTCTTGGGAGGTGGTGAATCAATCTGATACATGTGATCTGTCCATCGAATTTTGTGATCCATCACAGGGTGAGTGATTTGATGTAGATCATCCGGTCATATACCCTATTTGATGAGTCTCTTCTATTTAGtctcaaagaaaaagaattaaaaaaaactttgctgcTTTTACAAATGGGGGgggattattttcttttacagtatTTTTCCGACCATTGCGGAATTAGAAGACTGCATCGATGAAACAGTGACTGGAATGTAAAAAAATGAGGATTAGGAGAAAAATTGTGTgatattggatatatatatagcttaatgttttaaaatattctacttataaaaaatgatattaaaaacttgAAGTGTAGTCCGTTCATGAACGCAAAGTTTTCCATTATGTGATAAACTCATTACGGTTTTACTTTTAGACTTGGTTCAGCCTTCCCAACCGATATTTACTGCTCCTCAAAATGCTCAGTTGATGATGTCATATTAGATAAATATCGGTATAGTGTCTTGCATACGTTTGTCTAGTATTTTTTGGTGCCAGGATATCTGTgtgtatgtataaaatatagagatatatataattgtaggacatgtaaatataatttcatagttACCTTTACAAAATGCCAAATATGAGAGAACCTCATTGAGCACAGTCAATGTTTTATTTGCAGACATGCATCTTGTAGTGTGCATTTAAACTAGATATATTGAGTTATACCTGTTAATGTTTGAGCCTGTGTTATGGTGCACTGCAAAACTTGTGAAGTTAAATCTGATTACATAATCTGTAGTTTTTCTTTCTCTTGGTGATACCGTATTTTGTTATTCTTTCCTGGTGTGCAAaacaagcacttttttttttattgttgtcttAATCTTCGTCAGATTTGAGTACCTTTGTAgtattatctgtttttttttgtggattaagtataaattatgttaaatcgttgtcttaaaatgaaaatattatactttttgttGAGTGCTTTTCTGTtgtgttttgtaaatattagtgACAAAGATATTGGATGAGTCCATGTTTCATTTGCCTTGTTgaatgatcaaaaaaaaaaaaaaaaaagtgtggcAAAAGCAAGTAATAGTTTTGTAGTACTCTTAGTTTACTATCCATCTGCAGATGGattaatctttttcaaataaatatttcttggaataAAAATCGTCCTTTTAACCAAAAGCCCAAGATGGggtttgcatatatttttatcatttaattttagtgcattttaaaaattattcaaattttctttattcttaaatattaacttttacaaagatttattttaatttttactttctttttatataagacAAAATTCACTGAAACAAAAAGTTTGCCACATAATTCATGAATGTTtgagattctttttatttttattaaagcattcCTGTGGCTTTATATGGCAAAACATTTGTATCATAGAATTCTATATTGCTTTCTTTCTTATTCAGCAATATATCTGTTAACATTTTCCTATTAAATCTTGAAATTGCCTACATTTCTGAAACGTAACACTTCTTACTGGGTGTGCATACTGTTATattctcagaaaaataatttattatatatgtttcatATGTTGAAATGATTATGGTCATCTTGAGCTTTAACTAAACAtcccttttttttgtttgttttgtcaatttttaacttttttttttggttaggAGATAGGTACAATTTGTGCCTTAGGTATGAAATACAGGTAGCCTATTTCTCCTGAGAGCtcagattttttccccctccaaataaatattccaatattttgcAATTGTAGTGAAAAGAATTTGTGTCATGCATACCAAATATTAACTTCGAGTGTAAAAATGACAgatgtaaatgtaaaaattgttttttaaaagatctGAACTCATTCCATTATGGTATATGTAATACTGAGAAGTTTTGAGTGATGTCTTGTATATGTGTGATAACAAAAATTGTGCATGCTTGCAATTTGGCAAtgctttttctgtttaaatataaaaggtcatcaaattaatgaaattctgaatTGCTGTAGATCCATCagtctttttgaaagaaaaaaaaaaatctttcatagcACCATATTTTGTTCAACTTACCACatatttttactcttttgtttaaatgttcattgtaatattgatttttaccGAGAGCTTTGTTTCTGTAATGCTatgaattccaaatatttatgCATACATTTTAAAGTGATTTGTACGATTAACTGGACAGTCTTAGTTTTTATCTTTGACTTTTTgcatattaaagagaaaattatttatcttttaaaattatatttttgttaagaaCTATGTTTttaagtaagtaatttttttatatgcttaaaattaacttgtaaattattttatgcaaattttaactttaatttatcaGTGTTTCAATGACAGtattaaaatgaatgcttttaataGGCTAATTTCCCCAGAATGCTTAATATTCATAATGAAACTAAGTTTCTTAACAATTGACTGTCCAGTCTTGGAAGGAAACTTAAGTTTGCCTGGTCTGTGGTAATAATTTTACTTGGCTCTAAAAGTGTGCATCACTTGCAACTGAATCAGTCGCATTACTGAATGGTGCTAGTTCTGTACTTGTGTGTAAAATagtgcagaataaaaaaaaaaaatatgctgtgtTCCTTTTTTCCAACCTTTCTGTGCATGGACACAATCCACACATTATACATGTGTCGTATTAAGACCTGCAATAATTGGTCAATTTTATTGTGATGTGGTAGTTTGGTGATTGTTCtatattaattgttttcttaaagaCAAGTTTTCAGTTGTAAAATTTATTGGAGTGTTTGTAGAATCTAGTGTGTTTTTTGATCTAGTATAATGATGCACTAATGATAAAGAGCTTGATGTTTTGGATATATATTCATGTTGCCATTGCATTGAAATTTGTGCACTGCTGAATAAGTTGAAACtgattatagatttttttgtacataaaatcAGATAACACTGGCTATCATAAAAAATCTTGAAAGCAATTTTCaagtctattttaaaaaaaaaaaactttggacaTACGAAACCACACTGAAGTGTACTTTATCCACACTTCTTATTGCAGAATTGCCACTCATTTGcaacttgttttaattttaaaagtatgatcTGACCTTACAAATCAAGTGTTGAAGTCGTTTTTAGGCTCACTTACCTGTTGTAATTGTATACTTGCTTTTAATGTTATCTGCTAAATGAATTTTTCGAGTTGTGGCACAGTTGCTTCACTGGTATGTAcctgaatgaaagaaaaatgctgaTAGGGAGGTCATTTCCATAAATCACTTCCTCCCTCCCACTCTTTCCCCCCATGATAAAGTAACTAGTGTGAGAGATGGAACaatatgtttgtaaaattcaATTGCTGATTAAAGTTCCTAAAAAATGTGTTGCCCTCTTTTGGTTGACAATTCTTAGACCAAATCATCCTTATGGAATCAGCGCGAAAATCttgattatgtaaatttaatttacttaattgatGAACTAGTCTCAAATAATGCATGGTGAGCTtgtattttgatgttttaaattctGTAAGATGACATTCCCTTAATCTGGTGTGTTGAAGCTGTTTGCTTTGTGTTTTTTGCCATTCGTTCTTTGAATATTTGACAAGCACAGGTAATGCATTTAGTAAAATCTaatctattaatatatttgaatgataatAGGCATTGTACTTACATATCATTCTTTGGGAAAAGCCAACTAAATATCAGtctgttacataaaaaaaattagtacaactTTATAATTtggttgcttttttttcttcctgaagTCATTAGTCTCTGGAATTGATAAAACTGCTCAGATATTTCCACTGTGGAATGTATGTTAACACTTTTTGACGCAGTgacaaaaagttaataattttatacaacttAAAATTGAGAATTCAAATGGATCATACCTAGAGCTTTCTATATCAggatattaatagttaaaatgttcTACTGACATTGCATTTGTAATAAGTCTTAACttttttaacatcaattttttttcaagactATATAATAAAgtgttacttttattaaaatctgtaGGATTTTTACTATTACAGGACAATCATTACAgaatgcaaaatatgaaaaattacacCCATGCTCACTTCGTATATAATTTTCACCTTTTCATTTCATGACAGTTGTT
The Argiope bruennichi chromosome 6, qqArgBrue1.1, whole genome shotgun sequence DNA segment above includes these coding regions:
- the LOC129972790 gene encoding protein Gawky-like isoform X4; its protein translation is MPLTKPPNTWAQAAGKGLNSVGNGPTSSSNSEMENDQQDIAGSSSTKVIRMEENVNESQIAAAYSEGWGQRGINQDTAWEVPSSPHLSPKEGSTWTSTSTGTEIWENNVRHHVKSSNNKTPTQMREPWGHTPSTHIGGTWGEEEDTTNLWTGVPQASGATWGGESNTSVWSANPAEGGKNWGSQNNAINPNMNPSWGSEPPALQIGLPHMPLANENKNIAALQIGLSQISSPPNKNKNIVEDSGPDNGPPWADPSHKQNRSFGNWSPVTGSNKKMTPSGWEESAPQPPVTCQSGPNYDDGTAVWGNPVHQGKVSHWKDMPSAKQMPNCVMPPGNLCQGGNPCAPHGGPGMIRLPQTGSNMNKNDNVWMKNQSMNRNLNWNEVSSHRDPSGRRIWDDNPLPDKSVPGTPNTPNSAFGNWGEPGHPMGPYWGAKSKNASCSWAEGQVDTSSWGGPMKQGGKPLSKDLIWASKQFRLLMEMNFKKDDIENALRRSNMNLEEALMELHAMNNKENSMLDIDGLTAMNLNQPRVHLGNVADEMNFTDHSIDNTLPPGSLYGNSSFPGMNMFSTGFNIAQNCKNQNSVGNSIAPNVLGNTGTNNQVPNFNINNSINNLSPAMMRKILQQTQAFNPACIPQNTGRMTQQNFPSTAQLRHLVQQIQMAVQAGHLNPTILNQPLAPQTLQLLYQLLQQIRFLHQLQQQQMYFTQHGSKPGSPPLQLSVQITQAKQHIVNLQNQIAAQQAIFLKQQVQLPVQHPSLQNPQPSTFDVVKSNLDSINGLHSEFRDLSVKDSASQGHSRLNQWKLPSFEKDDNPASSESNGCNRNNNDVSNEFSRAPGSITKSSSANSLASTTATHSASNLQPLSENTWPDMPRSQNDTWSDPNDSNNSVQGSNDNIGNSNDSNTDANSNKHNSASENKDSPATSSNPSTSSSSQSYNLNDLVPEFEPGKPWKGTSRIKNFEDDPHVTPGSIAKSPLSLNSIKDSDLFSWNTKQNVPNLSTSSSLTSSTWTFSPPPSSQNSDSSSGRSANSRSWNNRPTEQDRLSWKGPSSMPKTSRPPPGLSGQNKPITSNWIGSESGPQGWSANSD